The Desmodus rotundus isolate HL8 chromosome 3, HLdesRot8A.1, whole genome shotgun sequence genome includes a region encoding these proteins:
- the IRAK4 gene encoding interleukin-1 receptor-associated kinase 4 isoform X2: protein MPPDSSSPESVEVSDTRFHSFSFHELKDVTNNFDERPISVGGNKMGEGGFGVVYKGYVSDRTVAVKRLAAMVDISTDELRQQFDQEIKVMAKCQHENLVELLGFSSDGDDLCLVYVYMPNGSLLDRLSCLNDTPPLSWHMRCRIAQGAADGISFLHENHQIHRDIKSANILLDEDFTAKISDFGLARASEKFSQTVMTSRIVGTTAYMAPEALRGEITPKSDIYSFGVVLLEIITGLPAVDEHREPQLLLDIKEEIEDEEKTIEDYIDKKMSDIDFTSIETMYSVASQCLHEKKNKRPDIKKVQQLLQELTTS from the exons ATGCCACCTGACTCCTCCAGTCCAGAAAGTGTAGAAGTTAGCGATACAC GTTTTCACAGTTTTTCATTTCATGAATTGAAGGATGTCACCAATAACTTTGACGAGCGACCCATTTCCGTGGGCGGTAACAAAATGGGAGAGGGCGGGTTCGGAGTTGTCTACAAAGGCTACGTGAGCGACCGAACTGTGGCGGTGAAGCGGCTGGCCGCG atggtTGACATTAGCACGGATGAACTGAGACAACAGTTTGatcaagaaataaaagtaatggCAAA GTGCCAACATGAAAATTTAGTAGAACTACTTGGTTTCTCAAGTGATGGAGATGACCTCTGCTTAGTATATGTTTACATGCCTAATGGCTCATTGCTAGACAGACTGTCTTGTTTG AATGATACTCCACCACTCTCCTGGCACATGAGATGCAGGATTGCTCAAGGTGCAGCTGATGGTATCAGTTTTTTGCATGAAAACcatcaaattcatagagatatTAAAAG TGCAAATATCTTACTAGACGAAGACTTTACTGCCAAAATATCTGACTTTGGGCTTGCGCGGGCTTCTGAGAAGTTTTCACAGACTGTGATGACAAGCAGAATTGTGGGAACAACGGCTTATATGGCCCCTGAAGCTTTGCGAGGAGAAATCACACCCAAGTCTGACATCTACAGCTTTGGTGTT GTTTTACTAGAAATAATAACTGGACTTCCAGCTGTGGATGAACACCGGGAACCTCAATTATTG CTagatattaaagaagaaatcgAAGATGAAGAAAAGACAATTGAAGATTATATTGATAAGAAGATGAGTGACATTGATTTCACTTCCATTGAAACTATGTATTCTGTTGCTAGTCAATGTctgcatgaaaagaaaaataagagaccaGACATTAAGAAG GTCCAACAGCTGCTGCAAGAACTCACAACTTCTTGA
- the IRAK4 gene encoding interleukin-1 receptor-associated kinase 4 isoform X1, with protein MNKPITPSTYVRCLNVGLIRKLSDFIDPQEGWKKLAVAIKKPSGDDRYNQFHIRRFEALLQTGKSPTGELLFDWGTTNCTVGDLVDLLIQNEFFAPASLLLPDAVPKTVNTLPCKEAATVEQNQRPLYGQDRTSVIPVRNPEQNYMPPDSSSPESVEVSDTRFHSFSFHELKDVTNNFDERPISVGGNKMGEGGFGVVYKGYVSDRTVAVKRLAAMVDISTDELRQQFDQEIKVMAKCQHENLVELLGFSSDGDDLCLVYVYMPNGSLLDRLSCLNDTPPLSWHMRCRIAQGAADGISFLHENHQIHRDIKSANILLDEDFTAKISDFGLARASEKFSQTVMTSRIVGTTAYMAPEALRGEITPKSDIYSFGVVLLEIITGLPAVDEHREPQLLLDIKEEIEDEEKTIEDYIDKKMSDIDFTSIETMYSVASQCLHEKKNKRPDIKKVQQLLQELTTS; from the exons CCCATCACACCATCAACATATGTGCGCTGCCTCAATGTTGGACTAATTAGGAAGCTGTCAGATTTTATTGATCCTCAAGAAGGATGGAAGAAGTTAGCGGTAGCTATTAAAAAACCATCTGGTGATGATAGATATAATCAGTTTCACATAAG GAGATTTGAAGCATTACTTCAAACTGGAAAAAGTCCCACTGGTGAATTGCTGTTTGACTGGGGCACCACAAATTGCACAGTTGGGGATCTTGTGGACCTTTTGATCCAAAATGAGTTTTTTGCCCCTGCGAGTCTTTTGCTACCAG ACGCTGTTCCCAAAACTGTTAATACACTACCTTGTAAAGAAGCTGCGACAGTTGAGCAGAATCAGAGGCCTCTCTATGGCCAAGACAGGACATCTGTGATACCTGTGCGGAATCCTGAACAAAATTATATGCCACCTGACTCCTCCAGTCCAGAAAGTGTAGAAGTTAGCGATACAC GTTTTCACAGTTTTTCATTTCATGAATTGAAGGATGTCACCAATAACTTTGACGAGCGACCCATTTCCGTGGGCGGTAACAAAATGGGAGAGGGCGGGTTCGGAGTTGTCTACAAAGGCTACGTGAGCGACCGAACTGTGGCGGTGAAGCGGCTGGCCGCG atggtTGACATTAGCACGGATGAACTGAGACAACAGTTTGatcaagaaataaaagtaatggCAAA GTGCCAACATGAAAATTTAGTAGAACTACTTGGTTTCTCAAGTGATGGAGATGACCTCTGCTTAGTATATGTTTACATGCCTAATGGCTCATTGCTAGACAGACTGTCTTGTTTG AATGATACTCCACCACTCTCCTGGCACATGAGATGCAGGATTGCTCAAGGTGCAGCTGATGGTATCAGTTTTTTGCATGAAAACcatcaaattcatagagatatTAAAAG TGCAAATATCTTACTAGACGAAGACTTTACTGCCAAAATATCTGACTTTGGGCTTGCGCGGGCTTCTGAGAAGTTTTCACAGACTGTGATGACAAGCAGAATTGTGGGAACAACGGCTTATATGGCCCCTGAAGCTTTGCGAGGAGAAATCACACCCAAGTCTGACATCTACAGCTTTGGTGTT GTTTTACTAGAAATAATAACTGGACTTCCAGCTGTGGATGAACACCGGGAACCTCAATTATTG CTagatattaaagaagaaatcgAAGATGAAGAAAAGACAATTGAAGATTATATTGATAAGAAGATGAGTGACATTGATTTCACTTCCATTGAAACTATGTATTCTGTTGCTAGTCAATGTctgcatgaaaagaaaaataagagaccaGACATTAAGAAG GTCCAACAGCTGCTGCAAGAACTCACAACTTCTTGA